The segment AAAAAATTTAGAAATTTCATTCTTTAGTCTGATATAGTATTCAATTAAATTATTTTCACTATAATTACGCTGTTATAGTGAATAAGTAATAGAGCAACAATATATTCATTCCTAACTTCCCATGATACAATCTTTATACCTGTTATGCTTTAAAGGAGCGATGAACATTTGAAATTATTTTTCACTGTTGGTCTTGGCGGATTTTTCGGCGCTATTTGCCGATATAGCCTTAGTCTTGCCATTCCAAATTTAGGCGGGTTTCCATTTGCAACACTTTGTATAAATTTACTAGGCTGTTTATGTCTAGCATGGCTTTTTACAGCATTTACAAAACGAACACCTATTGTCATAGGAATCGGCACAGGCTTTTTAGGGGCTTTTACAACGTTTTCAACATTTTCATTAGAAACGCTGTTACTGCTACAGCATCATGAGTGGCTACAAGCAATTCTATATATTACGAGCAGTGTTGTTGGTGGTCTAATTTGTGCATGGTTAGGCATGCACTTAGCAAGGAGGCTTACAGCATGATGCTTATTGGCCTTGGCGGATTTTTCGGCGCTATTACAAGATTTTATCTCGGCAAATACCTTGCACACCCATACCCTTGGGCAACTTTTTTCATTAATAGCACAGGGTCTTTTGCGCTTGGCTTGCTGTTTGCTCTCCAGCCTAGTGATATGATTTGGCAGTTGATTGGCATTGGCTTTTTAGGGGCATATACAACCTTTTCAACATTTAGCTTTGAATGCTTACAGTTGATGGAGCAAAAAAAGGAGAAGCAAGCTATGATGTATATTTGTACAACCGTTATCGTTGGTATCATTTGTGCCACACTTGGATTTCTAGTTGGATAAGAAGGAGGGGATATTTGAACAATGCCAACACCAGAGCAGCTACAAATACTCGAAGCAGAGATTACACACACATTATCTATATTAATTGATCTAGCATTCGACGAAAATTATTCAGAGATGCATCAGCATTTTGCCCCATTACTGGCAAAGATGCAGACAGCACAGCTCATTGATTACAAACTCGATGTACTAGTAGACCCTCAAGTATTCGCCACTGAAACACGTATACTGCTGTTAAGCTTAAGAGAGGCGAAAACAAGAACGCAAAAAAGGCACAAATTGCTGACACATCGTATCCTTTTAAAAATATGGCTACGGAAAAATGAACGTTATCTTCAAGAGGTTTTACCACAAATGTTTTAAGCGCCTTTTCATTTTTTAAAGGCGCTCTTGTAATTGTTGCAATATTCCCTTTATTTTTCCTGCGATGATTAAATCAAACTTAGTGGTATGCTGAGCAACGTCTAAATTAATATAGGCTGTTTTTCCTCTTGTCATCATTGGTAGCTGATTGACAGGATACACTTCAAGACTTGTGCCAATTACCAGTACAAGTTCAGCAGCTTTGATTGCCTCGATCGCTTGATGCCAGCTTGCTTGCGGTAAGCTTTCACCAAATAGCACAACATTTGGACGTAGCTGACCGCCACAATATGTACAGCCTGCCTTATTGCAAAACTGCTCGATTGAAGCGGCTTGCTGACAATGATGACAACGAATTGTGCGTATTGAGCCATGCAGCTCCTCCACTCGCTGACTGCCTGCTAATTGATGAAAACCATCTACATTTTGCGTAGCAATGAAGGAAATCATGCCTCTTTTTTCCCAATCTGCTAAAATATAATGCCCTTCATGTGGTATCGCCTTGGCTAAATTCTCAATACGCATTTTATAAAATTCATGAAATAATGAATAGTGCTCTGTCAATGCTTCTGTTGTCGCAACTGTGCGAGGATCAATATTGTTCCACCAGCCCGATGCAGAGCGAAAATCAGGAATACCGCTTTCCGTTGACATGCCAGCACCTGTTAAAATGACCGTATTTGTTGAAGCCTGCAACCATTCACATAATCGTTCGATTGCCATTGTCATTCCTCCATTTCATCATAACTATTTCGACAAGAAAGTTTGTTTTCCTGTCAATTTATTTAGATTGCTTTATAGGAAATGTAAACCTCCATTGACGATTGACAGCTATCATTCGAATCAAGACAATCAACACAACAATAATGGATAATTCAAGCGGACTACTCCACCCTGCCCAAATACAAAAAGCACATAAAAAGGTCAGCACTGCATGGATTTCCTCCCTTAATGCAAGTGGTGTACGACCCGCTAATAAATCACGAATCATCCCACCACCAACTCCTGTAAACATAGAGGCAATTATAATAATGCCTAGGTCATGATTCAAGCTTTTTGCTAGCAAGCCTCCTTGTATAGCAAATGAAGCAAGACCAATCGAATCAAAAAAATAGCCCCAGCGATTCCAGTGATGTATCCAATTTCGTCTTATCAATAAAAGAATAGTTAGTGTTATTAATACAACTAATAAAGATTGACGCTCCCATATAGCTGAAATCGGTATGTCAAGTACAACATTACGAATAATAGACCCACCATAGGATGTTGTAAGACCAAGCACAAATAGCCCAATAAAAGAATAGTTAGCCTGCAATGCAACAAATGCTCCACTAATTGCGTACGCAATAATCCCAATACTATGTAATACAGTCCACGTCATCTCATTCACCTCCTTTTTATAGCCACAGCAAAAAGCCCACCATAAAATAGTTGCGCATTTTTTACGCAAGCTATTTTATGGTGGGCTAATACATAAGCAATTGTCCCTACTTATTTATCCATCTCACCATTGATTCATTGAAAATTTCATTGAAGTTAAGCAATCCGAATATTACCTAACGACCATAAAATTCCTAGTCAAATTGTAATTGATTTTGTTTTTAAACTCAATATAAATTTTATTATAGCGTTTCATAAATAACCTGTCCCATTTGAGTGATATCATAATCGCCCAATGCAGCCACCTCTGCTTGGAAATCTGCTGCTGTTAAAATTTCCTTGATCATGCGAATCAATAATTCATTTTCAGCCGTTTTAAAAAGCACAATATCATAGCGCTCCTGGATAATAGGAATAAAATCAACATTCATTAGCTTGGCTATTTTTTCAATGCCTATGCCAATATCCGCATGACCATTTGCTACAGTAGAGGCTACATCTATATGGCTCATGCCTTCATTGTCATAGCCTTTAATGGTCGATGGTGC is part of the Lysinibacillus sp. FSL K6-0232 genome and harbors:
- a CDS encoding trimeric intracellular cation channel family protein, producing the protein MTWTVLHSIGIIAYAISGAFVALQANYSFIGLFVLGLTTSYGGSIIRNVVLDIPISAIWERQSLLVVLITLTILLLIRRNWIHHWNRWGYFFDSIGLASFAIQGGLLAKSLNHDLGIIIIASMFTGVGGGMIRDLLAGRTPLALREEIHAVLTFLCAFCIWAGWSSPLELSIIVVLIVLIRMIAVNRQWRFTFPIKQSK
- the crcB gene encoding fluoride efflux transporter CrcB translates to MKLFFTVGLGGFFGAICRYSLSLAIPNLGGFPFATLCINLLGCLCLAWLFTAFTKRTPIVIGIGTGFLGAFTTFSTFSLETLLLLQHHEWLQAILYITSSVVGGLICAWLGMHLARRLTA
- a CDS encoding SIR2 family NAD-dependent protein deacylase, with protein sequence MAIERLCEWLQASTNTVILTGAGMSTESGIPDFRSASGWWNNIDPRTVATTEALTEHYSLFHEFYKMRIENLAKAIPHEGHYILADWEKRGMISFIATQNVDGFHQLAGSQRVEELHGSIRTIRCHHCQQAASIEQFCNKAGCTYCGGQLRPNVVLFGESLPQASWHQAIEAIKAAELVLVIGTSLEVYPVNQLPMMTRGKTAYINLDVAQHTTKFDLIIAGKIKGILQQLQERL
- the crcB gene encoding fluoride efflux transporter CrcB, encoding MMLIGLGGFFGAITRFYLGKYLAHPYPWATFFINSTGSFALGLLFALQPSDMIWQLIGIGFLGAYTTFSTFSFECLQLMEQKKEKQAMMYICTTVIVGIICATLGFLVG